CTCCATGATGTAGACATCAAATTCTTCTGCATAATTTGGTGCCAGAGGCAAAGACATTGTAGAGTATTCCTGAAAGAGCTCGTGAATTCGATCATCAACCATTTTGATACATGTTGCAGCTTCTTCTTCGCTATAAAATGTTGTGAAAGTGAACTCAACGTACCTCATCTTGTACCTCGGATCCATGACCACTGCTACAGCCAAAGTCAGGCTACAATGCTTCCAGTACGTATTAATTTTTTCTAGCATTGTTCGAGAAAGGTAACTAACGAAGGGATCCTCATTGTTGATACCAGCAGACAGGTCTCCATGAATCCTCCAAATTTTAGGGAAGAAGAGATTTGCAGTTGGGTTTTTTGTAGTAGCCAGGATGTATGCTGTATCAAAAATCGACTTCAACTGTACACAGAGAGTCTCAACTTGCTTCCAATCTTCCATTGAGGGGGCTTGTATGTCAAATTCGGCATCATATGTATCCAAGCATGAAAAAACTTGCTTCAATTCATTAGCGGCCACCAACATTTGATATGTGGTATTCCATTGAGCTTGATCATCAAGAAATATGTTCCTTTCACTTGGGACATGAAGCTGTTTCTTAAGCTCAATAAACTCTTCCTCAAGGGGCTCTGAAGTCGTCACGTACTTGATGCTCTCCCGGATTTTCTTGACTGTATCATGGGAATTCACCAGTACTTCTTTTGCAATGCTGCTAAGAGTGCGTGCGAGGCAGTTGCCAGACAATAGTTGACCACCGGAAGGAAGATGAAGCTTTAGACTTTCAAAAACAGATTCACTCATCATAAATGACCGATCATTATAGGTGACGGAAAATAACTTGTTCTCCAAACTCCAATTATGAAGGCACAACTTAAGAGCATGGCTAAGCGCAGTGTCCGAGTCAGGATACGGTTCCATCACAACATTGAGCAGCCGCCTATGCAGTTTCCAGTCAGCATCGATGAAGTGTCCTGTAACAAACACATATCCCAACCCTGGAGAGGAAGTCCACACGTCCAAAGAAAGGCAGACATGACCAGCTATACCCTGAATAAATTTTCTAAGGCTTTGCTTTTCCATCTGATATGTTGCAATGCAATCTCCTTGCACAGTATTAAAGGTCATTATGTTGGAGTTAAACTCAGGCTGAAGATTttttacaaaagaaacaaaaccaGGATGTTCAACCATATGCAGTGGATATTCATGCATGATGGTCATTCTGGCAATGTCATTGCGGCAGTGGTTTTGATCAAATACGAATTGTGGTGTGCTAGAAGCTCGTTTGTAACGACGCTTTAATGAATTAGTAGCTACCTTTGAAGATGATGGTTCAGATTGGTTATTGTATTGGCTACGGAGAAGTGCAGCACATGACCCCTTCTCAACATGGCGCCTAAGGTGGCTGGTGCCTGATACTTTTGAGCCTTTACTATAAGCATAGCTTCGCTTGCATTGGTTGCAGTATGCTCTTCTACAATCATCACTCACAATTTCTATGGTGAAATGCTCCCAAACCGTGGACTTCCTTTTCCTCCGCTTGCTAGGCTGTGTTTCATGATGATTCTCCGCATTGTTAGGATAGGAGTCTGCCCCACTGTTTGGATAGAACGCTGCCTCATTGTTCGGATAGGAGATTGCCTTATTGTTTTCATATTCCAGGAAAGGTGTCTCCGGAACTAAAAAATGAGTTTGAGTCTGGATTAGGACCTTTTCTTCTTGATCTAATCTTTCCATCTTCTGCACATCAGGGTTGTGCTCAATAGGAGCCATCATTGGCTCTTCAGTTTCCAGGGTGATATGATCCCAAAAGTCATTTCTAGGCTGCTCTATGTCTGGATTTGTCCCCTCATGATTGTTGTCAGCGAGGTCAATATTGTTAGCATCAGGCATGATTTCTTCAAGTATAAAATCCTGCATTTTGGCAAACAGCAACAACATTAGCAGGAAGCTAAAACAGAACTAATACAAAAGAAAGCATAATGAGAGTAACACGTATAGTGAGAAAAGAATCCAAGcaggaacaaaaagaaaacgaaaataaataaataaatcagaaCCTTTATactgagaaagaaaaaaaaatcttactaCTCCAAAGCAACAAAAAACTAACTCAAGAACATCAGATTCCCCAGAACATTATAGCAGACAAATAGTGCTAAGACCTCTAAACCACAGCTATTCACTTTCAACTCAATAGTTATGCAGTGTGTCAAAGCATATAGATGTGTGTTGCTACATAGTTTTAGCCAACAATAAGTAACAAACACCTGCTGTGCCTAATAGAGATCAAAGACCGGAACACAGGGGCAATACATTCTAAATCGAACATGCATAGCTATTCTGAATCAGAAACCAAAATACATGACTTTATGAGCAGAGCAACTCAGCCATATGAGCATAATTAAAAAAGTTTCATCATCTTCTATGGGACTACAGAGCCAAGCCCATAGTCTTATTTTTCTGTTAAAGTGCAagctcttttttcttcttttttgagaGACCAAACAGTTGGGCCCAAAGACCAGAGTGTAGAAGACGGACTAAAACCAAACCCAGTTCGCCTccatataaaacaaaaaagccacccataaaccctaaaccccaaattctcacacacaaagtGACAAAACTCAACACCTCCTCCGTCGTCCTCAGCCGGACGCGAACCTAAACCGGAGGGGTTTACAACAACGGCGAAAAGGGTTTCTGAATCCGATAGAAAGTTTTCGACTTTCACTCTCCCAACAAAACCCTAGGCGGCCATCGCAAAACCCAACAgagacaaaattgaaagcGCAGATTATAGAAACTGATGAAAGGGTTTCGGGAATTTATCATGGGGGAGATTGCAGCCAGAGCCAGATTGGCGAGGCGGCGGCGACGGCGAGCGAAAGCTGAAGGGTtttgcagagagagagagagaggagtggTTTGGGCTGGGTAGGGTTGTGTGGACCGTGACGCACAAAGAGCCCAAAGTTAGTCCGTGTAGCCCAAGGAAATAAGCTGAGGGTTTCCTACTTAAATCAGTGATTATCCCGGATTCgaatttgttattttatggTTTGTGGAAACTAATTATGATAATTTTTTCCGGAATAAAATGGAATGAATCGAACCTCTAAAAGGATAAGGATTGTCTTAAATAAGTTTGGTAAACTAATCAGTTGAGTCAAATTAGTGGCTCCTCTTTGTGAGTGGGAGCTCATGAGTTCGATAATAGACTAGATGTTATTACCACAATCGGGATATAGGAAAAAGAAAGGTTGTAGCTTGTGTGATCTAGAATGTAGCAATATAACTTGGTACATATGACCGTATGAGTTACGTTATTATTTCGCGTCGTCCTTAATCCAATTTCATCGTAGATTACTATTCATATTATTGTTGCTCtgtgaaattgaagaaaaaaaattgagcaaCTCATATAGGATATGCCAAATTGTTTCAAGTTGCTCAATATAGAATGGCTGAGAAAAGGAATACATGTACACATGTAACCATCCTATTGAAATACATGTCAGTATTCAATTCCCTTTGTAATCAATGAATTCTTTTTGTTATAGGGCCTTTGTTACCTAATTTATTAGATAGCCAGAATTGAATACCAGAAATCTTTatagaaagaagagaaaaatcatTAATATTCCCTCTGGCTTTCACTTCCACCACCCCACTGTTTAAAGCCTCAAAACTTCTGTGTGATCGTCAAAGCTCAAATAAGCTTCTCGGTTTTGGACACACGATGGAGTCAGAGAAGAGCCAGAAAGGTCCGGCAATGACCAAGAAAGGAGCTTATGCTGCCATTTCGTATATGGCCTCCGCAGGTTTCTGTTATAACTTCTCCTTTAGATGTGAAAGATTTTGTCTTTCAATGATAACGTTAATCTTTGCCTCTTTGGTCTATCCCGACTATCCGTCTATGTGTTGAAATCTTGTGTAAGTTTGCTCCTGTTTTACTTGTCtgctttgatttttgttttagggTAAAGGAAATAGTTTGGGAAATTCTGCAGTTTGAGTATTTCTGTGATCATTAACGTTCTAATTACGTGAAGGAGGTCCGGTATTGTAGTATAATTTGGATATAATTAAGTATGGTTATTTGAGTTAAACACTGTTATTATGTGGACTAGAGAAAAAACATTAGTAAGTACTGTGCAGTATGCATGGTGGATCCTTGAGGAGATGATGTGGTGGGACAGACGGGTCTGGGAAGATAAAAAGATTTGATAGTGGATAaattgatgtgatcttggTCACAATTGATGGAACACAAGAGGAGACTTTCTGGACATTAGTGAATACTATTGATTTGGATTATATCAATTTGAACCTAAAGTAACTGGCAAGGCTAGCTTTAAGGCTGTATCAATTTTGGACAATCAAAGAGTGTTCTTCTTATAGTTTCCCATTCCCTGTTGGCTATTGAGCTTTGCTGATTTACGATCTTATACTTATGTTCCTTTAAGGGGTTCTCAGCATTGCTTTCTTAGTGCTATGTAATTTCAATATGTGTTAACGTTATCCTATCTAGCTACCTTTCTGTGTAATGGTCACTGATTACTCTAAGCTATGTAACATGTATGATTATGCTCGTTCCTTCATTCTGCAGTTCTCTTAATAATGTTCAACAAAGCAGCCCTCTCGTCATACAATTTCCAGTCTGCCAATGTCATCACTCTTTTTCAGGTAGCTGCGCCACATTTGCCAAGTTTATTATAAGGGTCAGTCTAGTCTCCTTGAGTTGTAAACTAAAAAGCCCTTTGTTTAAAACTATAATAAGCCCCTAGAAATGATAATTTCTATGATTCCAAACCAATGTCTGATTTAAGCAAGGATTGTTGCTATAGCCATTTAATGCTTCTCCAACTCTTCTTCATAGCACAGttgatataaatttttttcattttatttttataatggAGCGTGCTCGTGGGGAATTTGCTCCGAAGTTAACCAGTTAAAACCAATGAAAGGGCATGGATCCATAGTCTAAATTTCCTTGATGAGCATCGTATCTTCTGATACCAGATGCATATTACTTAAaagttgtttctttttcttcttaagAAACATTGTGTGTGATAATTCTTAATTCATATGAATAGAATTTATTTTCTAACTGTTGTGGTTTTAGATGCTATCGTCTTGTGCATTGCTGTATGCAATGAATTGCTGGAAGATTATTTCTTTCACAGTTGAGCCACAGAGCACTACAAATAATCCAATTACCCTTGTACCAGTGAAGAAGTTGGTTCACACTCTCCCTCTCGCGATGTCTTATTTGCTTTACATGGTAGGTACAGCATACACTGTGAAACCTTTCACATTTTTTGGCGATTATTTGATTCCTTATAATTTGCATACTAATAACTCCTTTTGATGGAAGTTGGTTACAATGGAATCAGTCCGTGGTATCAATGTTCCAATGTACACCACCCTTAGAAGAACCACTATAGCTTTTACAATGGTCGTTGAGTATATTCTGACGGGTCAGAAACATTCGTATCGTGTTTTGGGCAGGTATGCAGCGGCAGTATATCCTTCTTCTCATTGGTGATTGTCTAAGTGATTTCCTGGTTATTTTCCATCCATAGTTGAATAATTGGATATTTTATTAGTGATTTGTCTAATTAACTGGTTATAATCTCCCCATAGTTAAAGTTGATTGATGTGACTTAAGGTATAGTTTCTTGAAGGTCTCTGCATTGCTAACACATTTGTAAATGCAATGCATCCAAGGACTTCATCAGTGTGGGGATAATTATAATGGGTGCGTTTATTGCTGGAGCTCGGGACTTGTCATTTGATGCCTATGGCTATGCTGTTGTCTTCGTTTCAAACATCTGCACAGCAATATATCTCGCTTCTATAGCTCATATTGGTAATTCTCTTTCGTTCTTATGTTGTCTCTTTCTTCATTCATCCATTCTGAGCTATTCTTAGTCATTCTGAACAAAGTGTAATATAAGTTCAATCTTGTAGGCAAGTCTAGTGGTCTTAGTACCTTTGGTTTAATGTGGTGCAATGGTGAGATAAGAATCCTATTCAAATTTATTCTGTTGAGTTTGTGGTTCATTACTTTTAGAGCATATACATTAGGCTGTATCTCAATATATTTGGATTTTGTGTATCATAGGAATATTATGTGGACCAGTCTTGCTGTTCTGGACATCAATCAGAGGTGATCTAACGGGGATGATGAATTTCCCGCATCTATTCTCCCCTGGTTTTCAGGTGCTTCCTTCATACCATAATAATTAACATTCTGAGTTGGTTGTGTTGATTGAGGACTATGCAAAACTCAATATCTAGTTTTCTTTGTCATTCTATACTGCTTATACATCCTACTGAGTTCGATGTTGATGTTCATATCCCAGTGAAACTCATAAATGTTTTCTATGGACTGTTAACATGCCTATTGATGCCTCATGCTTGGGGAATTATAAGCATAAAAATGACTAGCATACTTGTGCcttaaaataaaatacttGTGGTCCTTTCTTCAAACAGTAGCACATAGGTATCTGGCCATTACCATCACCAATCTTTTGACATTTTCTGAGTTGAACATTTTACATTCTGAATTCGATCTGCAGGCTGTGATGTTTCTTTCCTGTGTGATGGCGTTTTCGATAAATTATTGCGTGTTTTGGAATACTACCCTCAATTCAGCTCTCACACAGACAATTTGTGGTAATCTGAAGGTGTGTAAGGACGATATGCAGATACTTGGCAGGCTAGTTACATCATTATAATCATATAAGAAAGCTATTTTCTTGAGTTTGGTGacatatatactgtaattGTTTCTCATTCTAAAAGTTCATGAAGATATAGGCTATATACTCTGTCAAAGTATCTTTTTCGCTTCAAATATATactgtagttttttttattttaatgagAAATAAATATTGTAGTTGTTGGTTGTTACTGCTCTTGATCATTAGCTACATGGTGATGATTGCCCAAATGGTACATTCTGGGTTAGCCACATCCTAACCGTTTCCGCATTGATCCTTCAACCTACCCCAAAAGTACTATAACTTAGAAGCTAGAGGAACTCATGATAACCATGCATTATTTGGAATTTAAAACACAGACCATAATGCTACATGTTAATTAATATGGTAAATGGGTTAATTTGAAATTGCTAGAAGTTGGCCCTCATTTGAGCACTCAGTGACTTACTTTGAACTGGCGAAAGGGATGAGGAGGCTTATACATGTCCATTTTCTTGAACTGTACTGGCTAATTCAGTTTTTGTGTGCCATCATAACCTGCTGCTTACCTTTAATACATATTCTAGGATCTTCTGACTATTGGACTTGGCTGGTTGCTGTTTGGAGGACTTCCATTTGATTTGGTAAACATAAACTCCTATTTAGCTATAAATCTGTAACTTATGCAATGCTCATAActaaatatctattttctgtGTGCACTACTGCCCTGCTTTCCTTACAGTTAAATGTTGCTGGCCAATCTCTTGGTTTTCTTGGGTCCTGCTTGTATGCTTACTTTAAACTCAGAGGGAAATAAGCAAGTGGCTGCATCATGTGTGAGAGTCTTCCTCCATCGAGGAGGTCAGTACTCCAGTGACTGCCAATGACTTGCCTGCATCAGGTGTCATGTTTCGATTTGTAATTTCAGATACctgacaaaataaataaaacgaTCGTTTGCATCAGATAATGCAGTTCATCATCACGTACCTCATCTATATATGCTCAacttcggacctcatttagaATTTAGACTTTATTTTCATTATGGACAGCTCAGTTAGTAAGTTCCCTTTAAGTTTACACCATATATTGAATATTGTTGATCGAGTACAAATGAAGTATGAACGGATGGACCCTCTTCCCTGCTTCGATAATTTTAGGAAAATG
This genomic interval from Argentina anserina chromosome 1, drPotAnse1.1, whole genome shotgun sequence contains the following:
- the LOC126792643 gene encoding zinc finger BED domain-containing protein DAYSLEEPER-like encodes the protein MQDFILEEIMPDANNIDLADNNHEGTNPDIEQPRNDFWDHITLETEEPMMAPIEHNPDVQKMERLDQEEKVLIQTQTHFLVPETPFLEYENNKAISYPNNEAAFYPNSGADSYPNNAENHHETQPSKRRKRKSTVWEHFTIEIVSDDCRRAYCNQCKRSYAYSKGSKVSGTSHLRRHVEKGSCAALLRSQYNNQSEPSSSKVATNSLKRRYKRASSTPQFVFDQNHCRNDIARMTIMHEYPLHMVEHPGFVSFVKNLQPEFNSNIMTFNTVQGDCIATYQMEKQSLRKFIQGIAGHVCLSLDVWTSSPGLGYVFVTGHFIDADWKLHRRLLNVVMEPYPDSDTALSHALKLCLHNWSLENKLFSVTYNDRSFMMSESVFESLKLHLPSGGQLLSGNCLARTLSSIAKEVLVNSHDTVKKIRESIKYVTTSEPLEEEFIELKKQLHVPSERNIFLDDQAQWNTTYQMLVAANELKQVFSCLDTYDAEFDIQAPSMEDWKQVETLCVQLKSIFDTAYILATTKNPTANLFFPKIWRIHGDLSAGINNEDPFVSYLSRTMLEKINTYWKHCSLTLAVAVVMDPRYKMRYVEFTFTTFYSEEEAATCIKMVDDRIHELFQEYSTMSLPLAPNYAEEFDVYIMENLKTELDQYLAELPIRVHDFDVLGWWKLNQMMYPTLSQMARDILSFPVSTVPCDSVFDTNAKEMDQYRSSLQAETVEALVCAKDWMQYGSSL
- the LOC126784815 gene encoding UDP-N-acetylglucosamine transporter UGNT1-like; the encoded protein is MESEKSQKGPAMTKKGAYAAISYMASAVLLIMFNKAALSSYNFQSANVITLFQMLSSCALLYAMNCWKIISFTVEPQSTTNNPITLVPVKKLVHTLPLAMSYLLYMLVTMESVRGINVPMYTTLRRTTIAFTMVVEYILTGQKHSYRVLGSVGIIIMGAFIAGARDLSFDAYGYAVVFVSNICTAIYLASIAHIGKSSGLSTFGLMWCNGILCGPVLLFWTSIRGDLTGMMNFPHLFSPGFQAVMFLSCVMAFSINYCVFWNTTLNSALTQTICGNLKDLLTIGLGWLLFGGLPFDLLNVAGQSLGFLGSCLYAYFKLRGK